A single region of the Streptomyces virginiae genome encodes:
- a CDS encoding ketosynthase chain-length factor → MTTAVVTGTGVVAPNGLGTEEFWSATLQGRPAITPIDGYDTTAFPSRLAGQVRDFDDAGRLPSRLVPQTDRMTRFALAAADWALADAALDSGYPDRTALGVITAAAAGGFDFGQRELQNLWGSGPDHVSAYMSFAWFYAVNTGQISIKHDLRGPTGVVVAEQAGGIDAIAQARRALRGGATAVLTGGMESSLSPYGMAARIASGRLSTSDDPERAYLPFDPAASGHVPGEGGAMLVLEDEAHARARGATVLGEIAGYGATFDPPPHSVRPANLGRAAELALADAGLSTDDVDVVFADADGSVEGDRVEAETLVRLFGPYGVPVTAPKTLIGRLYSGGAPLDVVLALLALREGVIPPTPGITPGHPLDLVSEPRPFHGTTALVLARGHNGFNSALVLRGRGKDTSE, encoded by the coding sequence GTGACCACGGCCGTAGTGACCGGAACCGGCGTCGTCGCCCCCAACGGCCTCGGGACGGAGGAGTTCTGGTCCGCGACCCTGCAGGGCCGGCCCGCCATCACGCCGATCGACGGGTACGACACCACCGCCTTCCCCAGCCGACTGGCCGGCCAGGTGCGCGACTTCGACGACGCCGGCCGACTGCCGAGCAGACTCGTGCCGCAGACCGACCGTATGACCCGGTTCGCGCTCGCCGCCGCGGACTGGGCGCTGGCGGACGCGGCACTGGACAGTGGCTATCCGGACCGGACCGCCCTGGGCGTCATCACGGCGGCCGCCGCCGGCGGCTTCGACTTCGGCCAGCGGGAACTGCAGAACCTCTGGGGCAGCGGCCCCGACCACGTCAGCGCCTACATGTCCTTCGCCTGGTTCTACGCGGTCAACACCGGCCAGATCTCCATCAAGCACGATCTGCGCGGCCCGACCGGGGTCGTCGTCGCGGAACAGGCCGGCGGCATCGACGCCATCGCCCAGGCCCGACGAGCCCTGCGCGGCGGCGCCACGGCCGTGCTCACCGGCGGCATGGAATCCTCCCTGAGCCCCTACGGCATGGCCGCCCGGATCGCCAGTGGCCGACTGTCCACCAGCGACGACCCCGAGCGCGCCTATCTGCCCTTCGATCCGGCCGCGAGCGGCCACGTGCCCGGTGAGGGCGGCGCGATGCTCGTCCTGGAGGACGAGGCACACGCGCGGGCGCGCGGAGCGACCGTACTCGGTGAGATCGCCGGGTACGGCGCCACCTTCGACCCGCCGCCGCACTCCGTACGCCCCGCCAACCTCGGCCGCGCCGCCGAACTCGCCCTCGCCGACGCCGGGCTCAGCACCGACGATGTCGACGTCGTCTTCGCCGACGCCGACGGCTCCGTCGAGGGCGACCGCGTCGAGGCCGAGACGCTGGTCCGGCTCTTCGGCCCGTACGGAGTCCCGGTCACCGCACCCAAGACCCTGATCGGCCGCCTCTACTCCGGCGGTGCGCCGCTCGACGTCGTCCTCGCCCTGCTCGCCCTGCGCGAGGGCGTCATCCCCCCGACTCCCGGGATCACCCCGGGACATCCGCTCGACCTGGTGAGCGAGCCGAGACCGTTCCACGGCACCACGGCGCTCGTCCTGGCCCGCGGCCACAACGGATTCAACAGCGCCCTCGTACTGCGTGGGCGAGGAAAGGACACCAGTGAGTGA
- a CDS encoding FAD-binding oxidoreductase: MAKLTRRHILWGAAATGGAAALTGLTGTTATAAGRTGASCHPIPGPVTVGPDDTRYASLNKSYNGRFTPRPDAVRAVYSGEQVVQAVEEAVRTGKRIAVRSGGHCYEDFVTGPDVRIVLDVSPMNHVTFDPEHQAFSVEAGATLAKVYKDLYYGWGVTIPGGSCPSVGIGGHAAGGGYGTLSREHGMVVDHLHGVEVVVVDKNGQARRVVATRRADDPNRDLWWAHTGGGGGNFGVVLRYLLRSPQARGKDPAGQLPKPPATLPGLAATWQWAQIDERAFTTLVRDHGSWHERHPQAEVSSSLALTHKATGSFQLLVGVSGEHPDAERLMDEYLAQVTAGVGVAPETTRSNQPWLTATLGAATYAGGTPFKSKAAFLRRRWTDRQIGVVHKYLTDGDTRWGASVYVTSFGGRINTEAPSATAFPHRDALFSVAYDLYWADPADREEINWIRRFYQEVYAETGGVPVPNDANSGCYINYPDADLADPKWNTSGVPWHTLYYRDNYPRLQRIKARWDPRNVFHHALSVRPQA; this comes from the coding sequence ATGGCAAAATTGACACGCCGTCACATACTGTGGGGGGCAGCGGCAACGGGCGGCGCCGCCGCCCTGACCGGTCTCACCGGCACCACCGCGACGGCCGCCGGGCGGACCGGGGCGAGCTGTCACCCGATACCGGGCCCGGTCACCGTCGGCCCCGACGACACCCGGTACGCGAGCCTCAACAAGAGCTACAACGGACGGTTCACGCCACGGCCCGACGCCGTCCGGGCCGTGTACTCGGGCGAGCAGGTCGTCCAGGCGGTGGAAGAGGCGGTACGCACCGGGAAGCGGATCGCCGTCCGCAGCGGAGGACACTGCTACGAGGACTTCGTCACCGGGCCCGATGTCCGGATCGTCCTTGACGTCTCCCCGATGAACCACGTCACCTTCGACCCGGAGCACCAGGCGTTCTCCGTCGAGGCGGGCGCCACCCTCGCCAAGGTCTACAAGGACCTGTACTACGGCTGGGGCGTCACCATCCCCGGCGGCAGCTGCCCCAGCGTCGGCATCGGTGGCCATGCCGCGGGCGGCGGTTACGGCACCCTGTCGCGCGAGCACGGCATGGTCGTCGACCATCTCCACGGCGTCGAGGTGGTGGTCGTCGACAAGAACGGCCAGGCCCGCCGGGTGGTCGCCACCCGCCGCGCCGACGACCCGAACCGGGACCTGTGGTGGGCCCACACCGGTGGCGGCGGTGGCAACTTCGGCGTCGTCCTGCGCTATCTTCTGCGATCCCCGCAGGCCCGCGGCAAGGACCCGGCCGGCCAGCTGCCCAAGCCGCCCGCCACCCTTCCGGGCCTGGCCGCGACCTGGCAGTGGGCCCAGATCGACGAGCGGGCCTTCACCACTCTCGTACGCGACCACGGCAGCTGGCACGAACGCCATCCGCAGGCCGAGGTCTCCAGCTCGCTCGCCCTGACCCACAAGGCCACCGGATCGTTCCAGCTCCTGGTGGGTGTCAGCGGCGAACATCCCGACGCCGAACGGCTGATGGACGAGTACCTCGCGCAGGTCACCGCCGGCGTCGGCGTCGCCCCCGAGACGACCCGCAGCAACCAGCCCTGGCTCACCGCCACCCTCGGCGCCGCGACCTACGCGGGCGGCACCCCCTTCAAGTCCAAGGCCGCCTTCCTGCGCAGGCGGTGGACCGACCGGCAGATCGGGGTCGTCCACAAGTACCTCACCGACGGCGACACCCGCTGGGGCGCCTCCGTCTACGTCACCTCCTTCGGCGGCCGGATCAACACCGAGGCCCCCTCCGCCACCGCCTTCCCGCACCGCGACGCGCTGTTCAGCGTGGCCTACGACCTCTACTGGGCCGACCCCGCCGACCGCGAGGAGATCAACTGGATCCGCCGCTTCTACCAGGAGGTGTACGCGGAGACCGGCGGCGTCCCCGTCCCGAACGACGCCAACAGCGGCTGCTACATCAACTACCCGGACGCCGATCTCGCCGACCCGAAGTGGAACACATCCGGCGTCCCCTGGCACACCCTCTACTACCGCGACAACTACCCCCGCCTCCAGCGGATCAAGGCCCGCTGGGACCCCCGGAACGTCTTCCACCACGCGCTGTCCGTCCGTCCGCAGGCCTGA
- a CDS encoding DUF5994 family protein → MTTTFDRTAPRDLAAELPARLSLTPKTTLAGQLDGAWWPRSRDLEAELPALAAALDETWGRITRVSVNPSRWPVVPRTVAVDGRVLHVGWFTEQDPDKLILLSYTVGRWDLLVIPPETEPAAAARLMAAAAIPGSALAAGVLMANETVIGRGIRDARRREAAWEDEGGACMSTFGEPMGRSALPLSANGWR, encoded by the coding sequence ATGACCACCACCTTCGACCGGACCGCGCCCCGCGACCTCGCCGCAGAGCTCCCGGCACGTTTGTCCCTCACCCCGAAGACCACCCTCGCAGGTCAGCTGGACGGTGCCTGGTGGCCCCGCTCGCGTGACCTCGAAGCCGAGCTTCCCGCTCTCGCCGCCGCGCTGGACGAGACCTGGGGGCGCATCACGCGCGTCAGTGTGAACCCCAGCCGCTGGCCGGTCGTCCCGCGCACGGTTGCCGTGGACGGGCGTGTGCTGCACGTGGGCTGGTTCACCGAACAGGACCCCGACAAGTTGATCCTGCTCTCCTACACCGTGGGCCGCTGGGACCTCTTGGTGATCCCGCCCGAGACCGAGCCCGCGGCCGCGGCCCGGCTGATGGCCGCCGCCGCGATCCCGGGCAGTGCCCTGGCCGCGGGCGTCCTGATGGCCAACGAAACCGTCATCGGGCGCGGCATCCGCGACGCCCGCCGCCGAGAAGCCGCCTGGGAGGACGAGGGTGGGGCCTGCATGTCCACCTTCGGGGAGCCGATGGGCCGAAGCGCCCTCCCACTGTCCGCGAACGGCTGGCGGTGA
- a CDS encoding beta-ketoacyl-[acyl-carrier-protein] synthase family protein, translating into MGERRVAVTGIGVVAPGGTGTKAFWERITSGRPATRGITAFDPAPFRSRIAAECDFDPLAGGLTEADTERLDRAAQMLMIAAREALADSEPGIGPEEAHRTGVSIGNAVGLTLGLEREYLAVSDGGREWVVDPAAASAHLYDYFVPSSLSAEVAWFAGAEGPNSVVSAGCTSGIDAIGHACALIGEGSADIMITGGADAPIAPITVACFDAIKATSPRNDDAASASRPFDRTRNGFVLGEGAAVLVLEELGRARARGAHVYAEIAGYASHGNAHHMTGLRSDGREMATAITSALDRARLDPTAVDYINAHGTATQQNDRHETAAFKRSLGAHAHAVPVSSIKSVIGHSLGAVGAIEIAACALALEHGVVPPTANLHRPDPELDLDYVPLTARERRLDTVLTVGSGFGGFQSAMVLNHRDRRAA; encoded by the coding sequence ATGGGGGAGCGTCGCGTCGCCGTCACCGGGATCGGTGTGGTCGCGCCGGGAGGCACCGGGACGAAGGCGTTCTGGGAGCGCATCACCTCGGGCCGGCCGGCGACCCGGGGGATCACCGCCTTCGACCCGGCCCCGTTCCGTTCCCGGATCGCCGCCGAGTGCGATTTCGATCCGCTCGCCGGAGGACTGACCGAGGCGGACACGGAGCGCCTGGACCGGGCCGCCCAGATGCTGATGATCGCGGCCCGGGAGGCGCTGGCCGACAGCGAGCCGGGGATCGGCCCCGAGGAGGCGCACCGGACCGGGGTCAGCATCGGCAACGCCGTCGGCCTCACCCTGGGGCTGGAACGCGAGTACCTCGCCGTCAGCGACGGCGGCCGGGAGTGGGTCGTCGACCCGGCCGCGGCCTCCGCGCATCTCTACGACTACTTCGTGCCCAGCTCGCTCTCGGCGGAGGTGGCCTGGTTCGCCGGAGCCGAAGGCCCCAACTCCGTGGTCTCCGCGGGCTGCACCTCCGGCATCGACGCCATCGGCCACGCCTGCGCACTCATCGGTGAGGGCAGCGCCGACATCATGATCACCGGGGGCGCCGACGCCCCCATCGCCCCGATCACCGTCGCCTGCTTCGACGCGATCAAGGCCACCTCGCCCCGCAACGACGATGCCGCCTCCGCCTCCCGCCCCTTCGACCGGACCCGTAACGGCTTCGTGCTCGGTGAAGGTGCCGCGGTCCTCGTCCTGGAGGAGCTGGGCCGTGCCCGGGCGCGCGGCGCCCACGTCTACGCCGAGATCGCCGGATATGCCTCGCACGGCAACGCCCACCACATGACCGGGCTGCGTTCCGACGGGCGGGAGATGGCCACGGCCATCACCTCGGCGCTGGACCGGGCCCGGCTCGATCCGACCGCCGTCGACTACATCAACGCCCATGGCACCGCCACCCAGCAGAACGACAGGCATGAGACCGCCGCCTTCAAGCGCAGTCTGGGCGCCCACGCGCACGCCGTGCCCGTCTCCTCCATCAAGTCCGTGATCGGCCACTCGCTCGGCGCGGTCGGCGCGATCGAGATCGCCGCCTGCGCGCTGGCGCTGGAGCACGGAGTCGTACCGCCGACAGCGAATCTGCACCGGCCCGACCCCGAACTCGATCTGGACTACGTGCCGCTGACCGCCCGGGAGCGGCGGCTGGACACCGTCCTCACGGTCGGCAGCGGTTTCGGTGGATTCCAGAGCGCCATGGTGCTCAACCACAGGGACAGGAGGGCCGCGTGA
- a CDS encoding PP2C family protein-serine/threonine phosphatase has translation MGEERVDRSEGFGERLLGLLLDRAPHLPPQLIAPLIAEEVGRVGGREVSVLLQDYAQELLVPLPARKLHVSQPEPVIDSPAGRAFLRGEAVEVPLAGGGVRMYLPLLDGSDTVGVMVLTLDDVGQDDRRLLRRLAGLVADLLVTKNAYTDQFFLARRREPMSVSAEIQWGLLPPLTMTVPQVAVAGMLEPAYRVAGDSFDYALNDNVLHVAVIDAMGHGLNAAAMATVAIGAYRHARRVFVSLAEKYTYMDDAISGQFGPDHFVTAQLMHLNITTGELELVNAGHPAPLLIRHGKVLRQLESATTLPVGFGGEEPRIREHTLQPGDRVLCYTDGIIEEHVTGGELFGEERLIRCVDRLGEKPSEGMRADLRRLSHTLKSERGGHTSDDATLFMIEWRGGAADHLAILD, from the coding sequence ATGGGTGAGGAGAGGGTGGACCGGTCGGAGGGTTTCGGCGAGCGGCTGCTCGGTCTGCTGCTGGACCGGGCGCCGCATCTGCCGCCGCAGCTGATCGCCCCGCTGATCGCGGAGGAGGTGGGCAGGGTCGGAGGCCGTGAAGTCTCCGTCCTGCTCCAGGACTACGCGCAGGAGTTGCTCGTACCCCTGCCGGCCAGGAAGCTGCACGTCAGTCAGCCCGAGCCGGTGATCGACTCCCCTGCCGGCCGGGCTTTCCTGCGCGGGGAGGCAGTCGAGGTGCCGCTGGCCGGCGGCGGCGTCCGGATGTACCTGCCGCTGCTGGACGGCAGTGACACGGTGGGCGTGATGGTCCTCACCCTGGACGACGTCGGCCAGGACGACCGGCGCCTGCTGCGCCGGCTCGCCGGCCTGGTCGCCGATCTGCTGGTCACCAAGAACGCCTACACCGACCAGTTCTTCCTGGCCCGGCGCCGGGAGCCGATGAGCGTGTCCGCGGAGATCCAGTGGGGCCTGCTGCCGCCGCTGACGATGACCGTGCCGCAGGTCGCGGTGGCCGGCATGCTGGAGCCCGCCTACCGCGTCGCCGGTGACAGTTTCGACTACGCCCTCAACGACAACGTCCTGCACGTGGCCGTGATCGACGCGATGGGCCACGGCCTGAACGCCGCCGCGATGGCGACCGTGGCCATCGGCGCCTACCGGCATGCCCGGCGCGTGTTCGTCAGCCTGGCCGAGAAGTACACGTACATGGACGACGCCATCTCCGGGCAGTTCGGTCCCGACCACTTCGTCACCGCCCAGCTGATGCACCTGAACATCACCACCGGTGAGTTGGAGCTGGTCAACGCGGGCCATCCCGCGCCGCTGCTGATCCGCCACGGCAAGGTCCTGCGGCAGCTGGAGAGCGCGACGACGCTGCCCGTCGGCTTCGGTGGCGAGGAGCCCCGGATCAGGGAGCACACACTCCAGCCCGGCGACCGCGTGCTCTGCTACACCGACGGCATCATCGAAGAACACGTCACCGGCGGGGAACTGTTCGGCGAGGAACGCCTCATCCGCTGCGTCGACCGCCTCGGGGAAAAGCCGTCGGAGGGGATGCGGGCAGATCTGCGCCGGCTCTCCCACACGCTGAAGAGCGAACGAGGCGGACACACCAGCGACGACGCCACCCTCTTCATGATCGAATGGCGCGGTGGCGCCGCCGACCACCTCGCGATTCTCGACTGA
- a CDS encoding cupin domain-containing protein: protein MLTAHQWIDALGLEAHVEGGYFRRTFQADHRPRIRTPHGDRYTLTSIHYLLTHWSPIGHWHLNRSDILHFHHHGEPVTYHLLHPDGHHSTAVLGPDPGQGQLLTLAVPGGVWKASHLTAGDHALISEAVAPGFDYADMTLGRPDELIARFPAHAELIHRYCRPTQPSEG, encoded by the coding sequence GTGCTCACAGCGCACCAGTGGATCGACGCCCTCGGCCTGGAAGCCCACGTGGAGGGCGGGTACTTCCGCCGGACCTTCCAGGCAGACCACCGCCCCCGGATCCGAACACCCCATGGGGACCGCTACACACTGACCTCCATCCACTACCTGCTCACCCACTGGTCCCCGATCGGTCACTGGCACCTGAACCGGTCCGACATCCTGCACTTCCACCACCACGGCGAACCCGTCACCTACCACCTGCTCCACCCTGACGGCCACCACTCCACCGCCGTCCTCGGGCCGGACCCCGGCCAAGGACAGCTCCTCACCCTCGCTGTGCCGGGAGGCGTCTGGAAGGCCTCCCACCTCACCGCTGGAGACCACGCCCTGATCAGCGAAGCCGTCGCGCCCGGCTTCGACTACGCCGACATGACCCTCGGCCGGCCCGACGAGCTCATCGCGCGCTTCCCCGCGCATGCCGAGCTCATCCACCGCTACTGCCGCCCCACCCAGCCGAGCGAGGGCTGA
- a CDS encoding ketoacyl-ACP synthase III family protein: MDRLFIAATGSWLPPRVSIEDAVADGWCSASLARSTGSLSVAVAGEESAPQMAVRAARTALARAGSDAPDIDLVLHASFFHQGHDLWAPASYVQRGAVGNNCPAMEVRQVSNGGMAALELASAYLSVDPGRSAALITTGDKFCPPGFDRWHSDPGTVYGDGATALVLSRRTGFARIRSLVTVSVPELEGMHRGDDPFQDAPFTHRPQVDLEACKRAFLATTGVSYAVSKVAAAQEAVLKQALAEAELELADIDRIALPHLGRRRLQAAYFGPLAIDPERTTWPWSRRIGHLGAGDPFAGLDHLTASGALGPGDTCLLVSVGAGFTWSCAVIEMLERPPWAERP; encoded by the coding sequence ATGGACCGGCTCTTCATCGCCGCCACCGGCAGCTGGCTGCCCCCACGGGTGAGCATCGAGGACGCCGTCGCCGACGGCTGGTGCTCCGCGTCCCTCGCGCGGAGCACCGGCAGTCTCTCGGTCGCCGTGGCCGGAGAGGAGTCCGCGCCGCAGATGGCCGTGCGCGCGGCCCGTACCGCTCTGGCGCGGGCCGGGAGCGACGCCCCGGACATCGACCTCGTCCTGCACGCGAGCTTCTTCCACCAGGGCCACGACCTGTGGGCCCCCGCCTCCTACGTGCAGCGGGGCGCCGTCGGCAACAACTGCCCCGCGATGGAGGTCCGACAGGTCTCCAACGGCGGGATGGCCGCGCTGGAACTCGCCTCGGCCTACCTCTCCGTCGACCCGGGGCGTTCGGCCGCGCTGATCACCACGGGGGACAAGTTCTGCCCGCCCGGGTTCGACCGCTGGCACAGCGACCCCGGCACGGTGTACGGCGACGGCGCCACCGCTCTCGTCCTCTCACGCCGCACCGGTTTCGCGCGGATCCGCAGCCTCGTCACGGTCTCCGTACCGGAGCTGGAAGGAATGCACCGGGGTGACGACCCGTTCCAGGACGCGCCGTTCACCCACCGCCCCCAGGTCGACCTGGAGGCGTGCAAGCGGGCCTTCCTCGCCACCACGGGCGTCTCCTACGCGGTGTCCAAGGTCGCCGCCGCCCAGGAAGCCGTCCTGAAACAAGCCCTCGCCGAGGCGGAGCTCGAACTCGCCGACATCGACCGGATCGCCCTGCCTCATCTGGGGCGGCGCCGGCTCCAAGCGGCGTACTTCGGCCCGCTCGCCATCGATCCGGAGCGCACGACCTGGCCCTGGAGCCGGCGGATCGGCCACCTCGGCGCGGGTGACCCGTTCGCCGGACTCGACCATCTCACCGCCTCCGGGGCGCTCGGCCCCGGCGACACCTGCCTGCTCGTCAGCGTGGGCGCCGGGTTCACCTGGTCCTGCGCCGTGATCGAAATGCTCGAACGCCCGCCGTGGGCGGAGCGGCCATGA
- a CDS encoding acyltransferase domain-containing protein: MVLLLPGQGAQHLRMAAGLYGAEPVFTAAMDEVFDTVEAYARGEGERLRADWLTDRPAVDLDCVTRSQPLLFAVDHALGRLVVSWGSRPDVLLGHSIGELAAAVLARIFNLRDATRLVLDRIRLLADGPTGGMLAVAASVREVEPFLAGDVVVGAVNAPRQTVLAGPDPALELTHKALTEHEFTCRRLPSLSPFHSPVLAPAVAGSERAIAALPVSPAALTLHSCYTARPLTAREAGDPGYWAAQPVAPVLFWPALDAVLTGRDAVLVEAGPGQTLAQLARRHPAVRAGTSVVVPLLPARPGPPERDLDSVAAARENLAEHGIIGARTR, from the coding sequence ATGGTGTTACTTCTGCCGGGGCAGGGGGCGCAGCACCTACGGATGGCCGCCGGACTGTACGGCGCCGAGCCGGTGTTCACCGCAGCGATGGACGAGGTCTTCGACACCGTCGAGGCCTACGCCCGAGGCGAGGGGGAGCGGCTCCGGGCCGACTGGCTGACCGACCGCCCCGCCGTCGACCTCGACTGTGTCACCCGCTCCCAGCCGCTGCTGTTCGCCGTCGATCACGCCCTCGGCCGGCTCGTCGTGAGCTGGGGGAGTCGCCCCGACGTCCTGCTCGGCCACAGCATCGGCGAGCTCGCCGCGGCCGTACTCGCCCGGATCTTCAACCTGCGGGACGCGACGCGGCTCGTTCTCGACCGGATCCGGCTGCTCGCCGACGGCCCGACCGGCGGAATGCTCGCCGTCGCCGCGTCCGTGCGCGAGGTCGAACCGTTCCTCGCGGGCGACGTCGTCGTCGGCGCGGTCAACGCGCCCAGGCAGACGGTCCTCGCCGGACCCGATCCCGCTCTCGAACTCACCCACAAGGCCCTGACGGAGCACGAGTTCACCTGTCGCCGGCTGCCGTCGCTCAGCCCTTTCCACAGCCCGGTGCTCGCCCCGGCCGTCGCCGGGTCGGAGCGGGCGATCGCGGCTCTGCCCGTCTCACCGGCGGCGCTGACGCTGCACTCCTGCTACACCGCGCGGCCGCTGACCGCCCGGGAGGCCGGCGACCCCGGCTACTGGGCCGCGCAGCCGGTCGCCCCGGTGCTGTTCTGGCCCGCTCTCGACGCCGTCCTGACCGGGCGGGACGCCGTACTGGTGGAAGCGGGACCGGGGCAGACCCTCGCCCAGCTCGCCCGGCGCCACCCGGCCGTACGGGCCGGCACCAGCGTCGTCGTGCCGCTGCTGCCGGCCCGCCCCGGCCCTCCGGAGCGGGACCTCGACTCGGTCGCGGCCGCCCGGGAGAATCTCGCCGAGCACGGGATCATCGGCGCACGGACGCGGTGA
- a CDS encoding class I SAM-dependent methyltransferase: protein MAAKSEGKVDDTAYKTEVTRAFDRAAAQYDRMGVEFFGPMGRRLVERAAPRPGERVLDVGCGRGAALFPAAARTGPTGSVLGIDIAPAMIEEARREALKQGAGHVELRVMDGERPELPPRSFDLVLGSYSVIFLPDAPAALARYAELLADGGRIAFTSPVFTDDTFPFLPPVFTELIPRSLLANLPAEWQPEALRRRFNSWLGQVMDLRRTMEKAGFTGVEVVDEPVELVATSGEAWVDWSHTQGMRLLWTHLPAQESARLRERLITALDAMRDGDGPLVIDTPVRYVTASVRR, encoded by the coding sequence ATGGCAGCGAAGAGTGAAGGCAAGGTCGACGACACGGCGTACAAGACGGAGGTCACCCGGGCGTTCGACCGGGCGGCGGCCCAGTACGACCGGATGGGCGTCGAGTTCTTCGGCCCGATGGGCCGGCGGCTGGTCGAACGGGCCGCCCCCCGGCCCGGCGAGCGGGTGCTCGACGTGGGCTGCGGGAGGGGCGCGGCACTCTTCCCGGCGGCCGCGCGGACCGGGCCGACGGGTTCCGTCCTCGGCATCGACATCGCACCGGCGATGATCGAGGAGGCCCGGCGGGAGGCGCTGAAGCAGGGCGCCGGCCATGTGGAACTCCGGGTGATGGACGGCGAGCGGCCCGAACTGCCGCCGCGCTCCTTCGACCTGGTCCTCGGCAGCTACAGCGTGATCTTCCTGCCGGACGCTCCGGCGGCGCTGGCCCGCTATGCGGAGTTGCTGGCCGACGGCGGTCGGATCGCCTTCACCAGCCCCGTCTTCACGGACGACACGTTTCCGTTCCTGCCGCCGGTGTTCACCGAGCTGATTCCCCGGTCGCTGCTGGCGAACCTGCCCGCCGAGTGGCAGCCGGAGGCGCTCCGACGCCGTTTCAACAGCTGGCTGGGACAGGTCATGGATCTGCGGCGGACGATGGAGAAGGCCGGATTCACCGGGGTCGAGGTGGTCGACGAGCCGGTCGAGCTGGTCGCCACCTCGGGCGAGGCGTGGGTGGACTGGTCGCACACGCAGGGGATGCGGCTGCTGTGGACGCATCTGCCCGCGCAGGAGAGCGCCCGGCTGCGGGAGCGGCTCATCACCGCCCTCGACGCGATGCGGGACGGTGACGGGCCGCTGGTGATCGACACTCCGGTGCGCTATGTCACCGCGTCCGTGCGCCGATGA
- a CDS encoding ArsR/SmtB family transcription factor has translation MNLDGDAGAGPVRAGQGDAEPLRLGIVRKLFLESEEFDHSCGWFGLDRPESSLTHHFKALREAGITRQRQYGLERRSDVRVDDLDARFPGLLDLVTDWTPASR, from the coding sequence CTGAACCTCGATGGAGACGCCGGCGCCGGCCCCGTGCGGGCGGGGCAGGGCGATGCCGAACCTCTGCGCCTGGGGATCGTGCGCAAACTCTTCCTGGAGTCCGAGGAGTTCGACCATTCCTGCGGGTGGTTCGGCCTGGACCGTCCCGAGTCCTCCCTCACCCATCACTTCAAGGCGCTGCGCGAGGCGGGCATCACGAGGCAGCGGCAGTACGGTCTGGAGCGGCGCAGCGACGTACGCGTCGACGACCTCGACGCGCGCTTCCCCGGACTCCTCGACCTCGTCACGGACTGGACGCCGGCCTCGCGGTAG
- a CDS encoding acyl carrier protein, with protein MSELTLPVLIDIMRECAGEDEAVAAEGGDVGDVELEYLGYDSLALMEAASRVKREFGAELPDDALAEIRTLNQFVTAVNETLASAGTRHSH; from the coding sequence GTGAGTGAGCTCACGCTGCCCGTACTGATCGACATCATGCGCGAATGCGCCGGTGAGGACGAAGCCGTCGCCGCCGAGGGCGGGGACGTCGGTGACGTCGAACTGGAGTACCTCGGCTATGACTCCCTGGCCCTGATGGAGGCCGCGAGCCGGGTCAAACGGGAGTTCGGCGCCGAACTCCCCGACGACGCCCTCGCAGAGATCCGCACGCTCAACCAGTTCGTGACGGCCGTCAACGAGACCCTGGCCTCGGCCGGGACTCGGCACTCCCACTGA